The following coding sequences lie in one Heyndrickxia oleronia genomic window:
- the murC gene encoding UDP-N-acetylmuramate--L-alanine ligase, whose translation MTVYHFVGIKGSGMSALAQILHDMGYEVQGSDYEKYFFTQKGLEQSGIKILPFQRENIKPGLTVIAGNAFPDTHEEIEEAVKVGVPVIRYHKFLGEFMQKFTSVAVTGAHGKTSTTGLLAHAISGSKPTSYLIGDGTGHGEKDAEYFVFEACEYRRHFLSYYPDYAIMTNIDFDHPDYFANIDDVFSAFQEMAMHVKKGIIAYGDDEQLQKIQAKVPVLFYGFAEENDFQARNIEKNSTGTKFDVFVRNNYFATFEIPTFGDHNVLNALSVIALCHYEQISTEKTQEYLKTFKGVKRRFTEKQVGTQVIVDDYAHHPTEIKATIDSARQKYPNREIVVVFQPHTFTRTQTFLTEFAQSLSEADHVFLCEIFGSAREVHGKLTVNDLKDKIEGAQILLEEDTSPLLELKDSVILFMGAGDIQKYQRAYEQLLEKQ comes from the coding sequence ATGACTGTATACCATTTCGTAGGTATTAAAGGGTCCGGTATGAGTGCATTGGCACAAATACTACACGATATGGGTTATGAAGTGCAAGGATCAGATTATGAAAAATATTTCTTTACCCAAAAAGGCTTGGAGCAATCTGGAATTAAAATATTACCATTCCAGCGCGAAAATATTAAACCAGGCTTAACTGTTATTGCAGGAAATGCTTTTCCTGATACACATGAAGAAATCGAAGAAGCAGTAAAAGTTGGAGTACCAGTTATCCGTTACCATAAATTTTTAGGGGAATTTATGCAGAAGTTTACGAGTGTTGCTGTTACAGGCGCCCATGGGAAAACATCAACCACTGGGTTACTTGCTCATGCAATTTCTGGATCAAAGCCTACTTCTTATTTAATTGGGGATGGAACTGGGCATGGTGAAAAAGATGCAGAATACTTCGTTTTTGAAGCTTGTGAATATAGACGTCATTTTCTTTCATATTACCCAGACTACGCAATCATGACCAATATTGATTTCGATCATCCAGATTATTTTGCAAATATTGACGATGTGTTTTCTGCATTCCAAGAAATGGCAATGCATGTGAAGAAAGGAATTATCGCTTACGGCGATGATGAGCAACTTCAAAAAATCCAGGCTAAAGTTCCTGTTCTTTTCTATGGTTTTGCTGAAGAAAATGATTTTCAAGCAAGAAATATTGAAAAAAATTCTACGGGAACTAAATTTGATGTATTTGTTCGTAATAATTATTTTGCTACATTCGAAATACCAACTTTTGGCGACCATAATGTATTAAATGCTTTATCAGTCATCGCTTTATGTCATTATGAGCAAATATCAACAGAGAAAACTCAGGAATATTTAAAAACATTTAAAGGTGTAAAAAGAAGATTTACGGAAAAGCAAGTAGGCACACAAGTTATTGTCGATGATTATGCGCATCATCCTACAGAAATAAAAGCAACAATAGATTCAGCTAGACAAAAATATCCAAATAGAGAAATAGTTGTCGTATTCCAGCCGCATACTTTTACAAGAACACAAACATTTTTAACGGAATTTGCGCAAAGTCTTAGTGAGGCTGACCATGTTTTCTTATGTGAGATATTTGGTTCAGCAAGAGAAGTTCATGGTAAATTAACAGTAAATGATTTGAAGGACAAAATCGAAGGCGCACAAATACTTTTAGAAGAGGATACATCCCCACTACTTGAGCTAAAAGATAGTGTGATCTTATTTATGGGGGCAGGCGATATTCAAAAATATCAACGTGCCTATGAACAGCTTTTAGAAAAACAATAA
- a CDS encoding aminopeptidase produces the protein MKDPRVEQLAKNLINYSVQLQPGEKVLIENFGLQKELVVALVKEAYAAGGYPFVSIKDHQVDRALLMGAKEEQFDMMADFEAEVMKKMDAYIGLRSGDNINEHADVPDEKMKIQGNTVGKKVHREIRVPKTKWVVLRYPNSAMAQLAKMSTEAFEDFYFNVCNLDYSKMDKAMDSLVELMNKTDKVRLISPGTDLTFSIKDIPAIKCAGRLNIPDGEVYTAPVRNSVNGTLTYNTPSPYQGFTFENVKLTFKDGKIIEATSNDTERINKIFDTDEGARYVGEFAIGVNPYILHPMQDILFDEKIAGSIHFTPGQCYDVAPNGNDSNIHWDMVLIQRPEYGGGEIYFDDVLIRKDGLFVLPELECLNPENLK, from the coding sequence ATGAAAGATCCGAGAGTAGAACAACTAGCAAAAAATTTAATTAACTATTCTGTGCAATTGCAACCAGGGGAAAAAGTTCTGATTGAAAACTTTGGTCTACAAAAAGAACTTGTAGTCGCATTAGTAAAGGAAGCATATGCCGCAGGTGGGTATCCTTTTGTCTCAATTAAGGATCACCAAGTAGATCGTGCACTATTAATGGGTGCTAAAGAAGAACAATTTGATATGATGGCTGATTTCGAAGCAGAAGTTATGAAAAAAATGGATGCATATATTGGCCTAAGATCTGGTGATAACATTAATGAACATGCAGATGTACCCGATGAAAAAATGAAAATACAAGGGAATACTGTCGGCAAAAAAGTTCATCGAGAAATTCGTGTTCCGAAAACTAAATGGGTTGTTCTTCGTTACCCTAATTCAGCAATGGCTCAATTAGCAAAAATGAGCACAGAAGCCTTTGAAGATTTTTACTTCAATGTATGTAACCTTGATTATAGTAAAATGGACAAAGCGATGGATTCTTTAGTGGAGTTAATGAATAAAACAGATAAGGTTCGCCTTATAAGTCCTGGAACTGACCTAACTTTCTCAATCAAAGATATTCCTGCTATTAAATGTGCTGGACGTCTTAATATTCCAGATGGTGAAGTGTATACAGCACCTGTGCGTAATTCAGTTAATGGGACTCTTACATACAACACACCTTCTCCATATCAAGGCTTTACTTTTGAAAATGTAAAATTAACGTTTAAAGATGGGAAAATTATCGAAGCAACATCTAATGATACAGAAAGAATCAATAAGATTTTTGATACAGATGAAGGCGCTCGCTATGTCGGTGAATTTGCAATAGGCGTCAATCCATATATTCTGCATCCTATGCAAGATATATTATTTGATGAAAAAATTGCGGGAAGTATTCATTTTACACCTGGACAATGCTATGATGTAGCCCCTAATGGTAATGACTCTAACATTCACTGGGATATGGTGCTTATTCAACGTCCAGAGTATGGTGGAGGAGAAATATATTTTGATGACGTGCTTATTCGTAAAGATGGATTATTTGTTTTACCTGAATTAGAATGTCTCAATCCAGAAAATTTAAAATAA
- a CDS encoding DUF948 domain-containing protein, producing MIVILYLSVALIAIAFLVLVIFVSKTLNSVKDAVNQMTKTMDGLEGQLQGITSETTMLLHKTNALAEDIQHKAEKLNTVVYAVEEVGTTIKSLNASVRKVTNNVSNQLEQNQDKISQAIQWGNVLKEIKDKWVQKKEKRKTEQLVKHAIEDESHLREVKRSRG from the coding sequence ATGATTGTAATTCTTTATTTAAGTGTCGCCTTGATTGCAATTGCTTTTTTGGTTTTAGTCATATTTGTATCAAAAACATTAAATTCAGTAAAAGACGCAGTTAATCAAATGACAAAAACAATGGATGGTTTGGAAGGACAGTTACAAGGAATAACAAGCGAAACAACAATGCTATTACATAAGACAAATGCACTTGCAGAAGATATTCAGCATAAAGCTGAAAAGTTAAATACAGTAGTATATGCTGTTGAAGAAGTTGGGACAACCATTAAATCTCTAAATGCATCTGTTCGAAAGGTAACGAATAATGTTTCAAATCAACTAGAACAAAATCAAGATAAAATAAGTCAGGCAATACAATGGGGTAATGTATTAAAAGAAATAAAAGATAAATGGGTACAAAAAAAAGAAAAAAGAAAAACAGAGCAATTAGTGAAACATGCGATTGAAGATGAATCCCATCTGCGTGAAGTAAAAAGATCAAGAGGGTAG
- a CDS encoding YtxH domain-containing protein, whose product MANNEVKHLDEPKHLNTKDFVIGAIIGGVVGAATALFLAPKSGKDLRNDVSGQFISLKDKTDDLRVAVTQKGNDLAAATKEKTIQLKDKAVDAGNKLKETVKEQKEKMLKNDEVETEEEFI is encoded by the coding sequence ATGGCAAATAATGAAGTAAAACATTTGGATGAACCAAAACATTTAAATACGAAGGATTTTGTAATAGGAGCTATCATTGGTGGTGTAGTAGGAGCTGCAACTGCTTTGTTCCTAGCTCCCAAATCAGGGAAAGACTTAAGAAATGATGTAAGCGGGCAATTTATTTCATTAAAAGACAAGACGGATGATCTCCGTGTAGCTGTGACTCAAAAAGGAAATGATTTAGCTGCTGCAACAAAAGAAAAAACGATTCAATTGAAGGATAAAGCTGTTGATGCAGGGAATAAGTTGAAGGAAACGGTAAAGGAACAAAAAGAAAAAATGCTCAAAAACGATGAAGTAGAGACAGAGGAAGAATTTATTTAA
- a CDS encoding cell division protein FtsA: MQEKNKIFALDIGTRSVVGIILEEANQQYYVSDIFIKEHKERAMLDGQIHDVLSVSKVIKEVKEQLEKKHGKLTKVCVAAAGRALKTEKAHVTISIKGKPMITKEDILHLELSAVQKAQAIAAEKYSSLKSHYYYCVGYSVFNYQLDGEEIGNLIDQQGNEASVEIIATFLPKVVVESLISALQRSDLEIEALTLEPIAAINVLIPSSMRRLNVALVDIGAGTSDIALTDLGTVTAYGMVPIAGDEITEAISDQLLLDFPIAEETKRQLVARDTIIIQDILGFETEVTTEHIIEQVSPAIDKLASAISKEILLLNNGKPPKAVMLVGGGSQTPKITERIAKQLQLPENRVAIRGTDAIQSLVLSDQIPKGPELITPIGIAIAAKQTPVHYVTAYVNDQPVRLFEVKKLTVGDCILGSGMKLSQLHGKPGMAKMITVNERQITVPGEHGKPPVIMKNGVEASLDHPINNGDEISIIKGKDGAHAVVKIKEFLDDIPTKKVYINGRSYNVSMIIKRNGESASENDLLEDRDSLEIYFPKNIEELFLSLNLFDYLQELKPFRINIDGKETFLPSQSHRLLLNDQEVKLTQGFQNNDQISIKKKSPLTVNNLAKLKNLRLNYHINITFNGQHIKIHKPLTEVIRSGKILTKDEIIHYGDMIELKSHKIEEFIFQDIFKFIEVNMPKHSNGNFQLLKNKEQTTFYDPIREGDQLEIIWPTEPKKQKRLNQKHTI, from the coding sequence TTGCAAGAAAAAAACAAAATATTTGCACTTGATATTGGTACACGGTCCGTTGTAGGAATTATCCTAGAGGAAGCCAATCAACAATACTATGTTTCCGATATTTTTATAAAGGAACATAAGGAAAGGGCCATGCTCGATGGACAAATCCATGATGTCCTTTCCGTCTCAAAAGTGATAAAAGAGGTAAAGGAACAATTAGAGAAAAAGCATGGAAAGTTAACTAAGGTTTGTGTTGCTGCCGCAGGGCGTGCTCTAAAAACAGAAAAAGCTCATGTAACCATATCTATTAAAGGAAAACCAATGATTACAAAAGAGGATATTTTGCATCTAGAATTAAGTGCTGTTCAAAAAGCTCAAGCTATCGCAGCAGAAAAATATTCATCTTTAAAAAGTCATTATTATTACTGTGTTGGTTACTCGGTGTTTAACTATCAGTTAGATGGCGAGGAGATTGGAAATCTTATCGACCAGCAAGGAAATGAAGCATCTGTCGAAATAATCGCTACTTTCCTACCTAAGGTAGTTGTTGAGTCATTAATTTCTGCCTTACAACGGTCAGATTTAGAAATAGAGGCATTAACATTAGAGCCCATTGCAGCTATCAATGTCCTAATCCCTTCATCTATGCGACGATTAAATGTTGCACTTGTTGATATTGGTGCCGGCACATCTGATATTGCCTTAACTGATTTAGGTACAGTAACTGCATATGGAATGGTTCCTATTGCAGGAGATGAAATTACAGAAGCAATTAGTGATCAATTACTGCTGGACTTTCCTATTGCAGAGGAAACAAAAAGACAGTTAGTAGCTAGAGATACGATAATCATTCAAGATATTTTAGGGTTTGAAACGGAAGTAACAACTGAACATATTATCGAACAAGTTTCTCCAGCAATTGATAAGCTAGCCAGTGCTATTTCTAAGGAAATTCTTTTATTAAATAATGGAAAGCCTCCAAAGGCAGTGATGTTAGTGGGAGGTGGTAGTCAAACGCCAAAGATTACAGAAAGAATTGCAAAACAATTGCAATTACCTGAAAATCGTGTAGCGATAAGAGGAACAGATGCCATTCAAAGCTTAGTTCTTTCAGATCAAATCCCAAAAGGCCCTGAATTAATTACACCGATTGGTATTGCTATCGCGGCTAAACAAACACCTGTCCATTATGTAACAGCTTACGTAAACGACCAACCTGTAAGATTGTTTGAAGTAAAGAAGCTAACGGTTGGAGATTGTATTTTAGGTTCTGGAATGAAATTAAGTCAATTACATGGAAAACCCGGAATGGCAAAGATGATAACTGTTAATGAAAGACAAATTACCGTTCCAGGGGAGCATGGTAAACCGCCGGTTATCATGAAAAATGGGGTAGAAGCAAGTCTTGATCACCCAATTAATAATGGTGATGAAATTTCTATCATTAAAGGAAAAGACGGTGCCCATGCAGTGGTGAAAATTAAAGAATTTCTTGACGATATTCCAACTAAAAAGGTCTATATTAATGGAAGGTCATATAATGTATCAATGATAATAAAAAGGAATGGCGAATCGGCTTCAGAAAATGATCTTCTCGAAGACCGCGATTCTCTAGAGATTTATTTTCCTAAAAACATAGAGGAATTATTTCTTTCCTTAAATCTATTTGATTACCTTCAAGAACTAAAACCATTTCGAATCAATATTGATGGTAAAGAAACTTTTTTACCTTCTCAGTCTCATAGACTATTGTTAAATGATCAAGAGGTTAAACTAACACAAGGTTTTCAAAATAATGATCAGATAAGTATCAAAAAGAAAAGTCCTTTGACGGTAAATAACCTTGCAAAGTTAAAGAATCTTCGTTTAAATTATCATATTAATATTACTTTCAATGGACAACATATAAAGATTCATAAACCACTTACTGAAGTGATTCGTTCAGGGAAAATACTGACCAAAGATGAAATTATCCATTACGGAGATATGATAGAATTAAAGTCTCATAAAATCGAAGAATTTATTTTTCAAGATATTTTTAAATTCATAGAAGTGAATATGCCAAAGCATAGTAATGGTAATTTTCAATTACTTAAAAACAAAGAACAAACCACCTTCTATGATCCAATAAGAGAAGGTGATCAATTGGAAATTATTTGGCCAACTGAACCTAAAAAACAAAAGAGACTAAACCAAAAACACACTATCTAA
- a CDS encoding bifunctional 3-deoxy-7-phosphoheptulonate synthase/chorismate mutase — translation MSNQELDQLRQQVEDINLQLLALINERAKLVQDIGKVKEASGVNRYDPVRERMMLNVIKEHNNGPFEDKIVEHLFKEIFKAGLDLQQENQQKALLVSRKKKPEDTIIEIKGEMIGDGRPHFVFGPCAVESYEQVAEVAKSVKAKGLTLLRGGAYKPRTSPYDFQGLGIEGLKILKQIADEYGLAVISEIVTPNDIEKAVDYLDVIQIGARNMQNFELLKAAGSVKKPVLLKRGLAATIDEFINAAEYIMSQGNGEIILCERGIRTYERATRNTLDITAVPILKQETHLPVFVDVTHSTGRRDLLLPAAKAALAIGADGVMAEVHPDPAVALSDSAQQMDLDQFEHFYRELQQSQPVRV, via the coding sequence TTGAGTAATCAAGAGCTTGATCAGTTACGTCAGCAGGTTGAAGATATTAATTTACAATTGTTAGCACTTATTAATGAAAGAGCAAAACTTGTTCAGGATATAGGGAAAGTTAAAGAAGCTAGTGGTGTTAATCGTTATGATCCGGTTCGAGAAAGAATGATGCTCAATGTAATTAAAGAACATAATAATGGACCATTCGAAGACAAGATTGTTGAACATCTTTTTAAAGAGATTTTTAAAGCTGGCTTAGATCTTCAACAGGAAAATCAGCAAAAAGCTCTTCTTGTTTCCCGAAAAAAGAAGCCTGAGGATACCATTATAGAAATTAAGGGCGAGATGATTGGTGATGGTAGACCACATTTTGTTTTTGGACCTTGTGCAGTTGAGTCTTATGAACAGGTTGCAGAAGTTGCAAAATCAGTCAAGGCTAAAGGGTTAACTTTATTACGTGGTGGGGCGTATAAACCACGAACTTCCCCTTATGATTTTCAAGGATTGGGCATTGAAGGATTGAAAATATTAAAACAAATAGCAGATGAATATGGCTTAGCCGTTATTAGTGAAATCGTTACGCCTAATGATATTGAAAAGGCAGTGGATTATTTAGATGTGATTCAAATTGGTGCACGTAACATGCAAAATTTTGAATTATTAAAAGCTGCTGGTTCAGTGAAAAAACCCGTTTTATTAAAAAGAGGTTTAGCAGCAACGATTGATGAGTTTATTAATGCAGCTGAATATATAATGTCACAAGGTAATGGTGAAATTATTCTTTGTGAACGTGGAATTAGAACTTATGAACGTGCAACACGAAATACATTAGATATTACAGCCGTTCCAATTTTGAAACAAGAAACCCATTTACCTGTATTTGTAGATGTTACTCATTCAACGGGAAGAAGAGATCTATTATTACCAGCAGCGAAAGCAGCATTAGCAATTGGTGCTGATGGGGTCATGGCTGAGGTACATCCTGATCCAGCAGTTGCTCTCTCTGATTCAGCCCAACAAATGGACTTAGATCAATTCGAACATTTTTATCGTGAATTACAACAATCGCAACCAGTAAGGGTATAA
- the ccpA gene encoding catabolite control protein A codes for MNITIYDVAREANVSMATVSRVVNGNPNVKPATRKKVNEVIERLGYRPNAVARGLASKKTTTVGVIIPDISNIFFAELARGIEDIATMYKYNIILSNSDQNKDKELHLLNTMLGKQVDGIVFMGGNITEEHVAEFERSPVPIVLAGSIEPFNKIPSVNINYRQATYDVVTEFIEKGHKHIAFVVGPLHNQINKEQKLEGYKEALEKAGIPFNEEYVIEGDYTYDSGIEAWEKLSSLPDRPTAVFVGNDEMAIGVIHGAQDNGLQIPNDVEVITSDNTRLALMVRPQLTSVVQPLYDIGAVAMRLLTKYMNKEKVSENIVILPHRIEHRSSTK; via the coding sequence ATGAATATTACCATCTATGATGTAGCCCGTGAAGCGAATGTTTCAATGGCTACTGTATCTAGGGTAGTGAATGGGAATCCTAATGTGAAGCCAGCAACAAGAAAAAAGGTGAATGAAGTAATCGAAAGATTAGGCTATCGTCCCAATGCTGTTGCGCGTGGATTAGCCAGCAAGAAAACAACGACTGTAGGAGTAATTATTCCAGATATCTCTAATATTTTCTTCGCTGAATTAGCAAGGGGTATTGAGGATATCGCAACAATGTACAAATATAATATCATTTTAAGTAATTCAGATCAGAATAAAGACAAAGAGTTACATCTATTGAATACAATGCTTGGAAAGCAAGTTGACGGAATTGTATTTATGGGTGGTAATATTACTGAGGAGCATGTAGCAGAATTCGAACGTTCACCAGTGCCAATTGTTTTAGCTGGATCGATAGAGCCATTTAATAAAATACCTTCTGTAAATATTAATTATCGTCAAGCAACATATGATGTAGTAACGGAATTTATTGAAAAAGGACATAAGCATATTGCCTTTGTAGTAGGTCCATTACACAATCAAATTAATAAAGAACAAAAGCTTGAAGGATACAAAGAAGCACTTGAAAAAGCGGGAATTCCATTTAATGAGGAGTATGTAATTGAAGGAGACTACACCTATGATTCAGGAATTGAAGCATGGGAGAAGCTAAGTTCTCTTCCTGATCGACCTACTGCTGTTTTTGTAGGCAATGATGAAATGGCAATTGGTGTAATACATGGTGCACAAGATAATGGATTGCAAATTCCTAATGATGTAGAAGTGATTACATCTGATAATACACGTTTGGCATTAATGGTTCGTCCACAGCTTACCTCTGTCGTCCAGCCATTATATGATATTGGTGCGGTGGCCATGCGTCTGTTGACTAAATATATGAATAAAGAAAAGGTATCCGAAAATATTGTAATACTACCTCATAGAATTGAACATAGAAGTTCAACAAAATAA
- the lepB gene encoding signal peptidase I → MKEKKKSELFSWIKSILLAVVIVLVCRYFVFTPSVVVGESMMPNLQDGNRIIVSKLSDIKRFDEIVFHAPDADEHYVKRVIGLPGDSIEMKDDVLYINGKAYKEPYLKENRKDLLPMQQLTEDFTLKEKTGKSKVPKGYLFVLGDNRLVSKDSRYFGVIPMDSVIGKVKIRFWPLNEFDYFK, encoded by the coding sequence TTGAAAGAGAAAAAGAAAAGTGAATTATTTTCATGGATAAAATCAATATTACTTGCGGTAGTGATTGTGCTTGTTTGTCGATATTTTGTTTTCACTCCATCTGTTGTTGTAGGAGAATCAATGATGCCTAATTTACAGGATGGAAACCGAATTATCGTAAGTAAGCTAAGTGATATTAAACGTTTTGATGAAATTGTCTTTCATGCACCAGATGCTGATGAACATTACGTAAAAAGAGTTATAGGTTTACCAGGTGACTCTATTGAAATGAAAGATGATGTTCTATATATAAATGGAAAAGCATACAAAGAACCTTATTTGAAAGAAAATCGTAAAGATCTACTACCTATGCAACAATTAACTGAAGACTTTACTTTAAAGGAAAAAACCGGTAAAAGTAAAGTTCCAAAGGGATATTTATTTGTTCTTGGGGATAATCGCTTAGTAAGTAAAGATAGCCGATATTTCGGTGTCATTCCAATGGATTCTGTCATAGGAAAGGTGAAAATTCGCTTTTGGCCATTAAATGAGTTTGATTATTTTAAATAA
- a CDS encoding acetoin utilization protein AcuC: MTKDAVFIYSDELLSYRFSKDHPFNQFRLTLTLDLLKELNAITNEDIIPPRMATDEELCLIHDSSYIEAVKSAGNGRLSEETAENYGLGTEDTPIFSGMHEASALLVGGTLTAVDQVMTGQSRHAVHLGGGLHHGFRGKASGFCVYNDSSVAIKYLQEKYNARVLYIDTDAHHGDGVQWSFYDDESVCTFSIHETGRYLFPGTGNVNEWGSGKGYGYSFNIPVDAFTEDESWLYCYETALREVAAYFKPDVILTQNGADSHYYDPLTHLSASINIYKKIPKLAHQLAHQYCDGRWIAVGGGGYDIWRVVPRAWSLIWLEMNNYPDVKGELPTSWVNKWKAKAPIPLATAWEDPENMYKPIPRKPEITEKNKQTVERLLHFIRQQTSR, encoded by the coding sequence ATGACAAAAGACGCGGTTTTTATTTACTCAGATGAACTTCTTTCTTATCGTTTTTCAAAGGACCATCCATTTAATCAATTCCGATTGACATTAACATTAGATTTATTAAAAGAACTCAATGCTATAACAAATGAAGATATCATACCTCCTAGAATGGCAACTGATGAAGAGCTTTGCTTAATACATGATTCATCCTACATAGAAGCGGTGAAAAGTGCGGGAAATGGACGTTTATCAGAAGAAACTGCAGAAAATTATGGATTAGGTACAGAGGACACACCCATTTTTTCTGGAATGCATGAAGCAAGTGCCCTACTTGTTGGTGGTACATTGACGGCTGTGGATCAAGTAATGACAGGACAAAGCCGACATGCTGTACATCTAGGTGGAGGATTACATCATGGATTCAGGGGGAAAGCTTCCGGATTTTGTGTTTACAATGATAGTTCAGTAGCTATCAAATATTTACAAGAAAAGTATAATGCTAGAGTCCTATATATTGATACTGATGCCCATCATGGGGACGGAGTTCAATGGTCATTTTACGATGATGAATCAGTCTGTACATTCTCAATTCATGAAACCGGAAGATATTTATTTCCCGGGACAGGTAATGTCAACGAATGGGGCAGTGGTAAGGGTTATGGATATTCATTCAATATACCAGTGGATGCCTTTACTGAAGATGAATCTTGGCTCTACTGTTACGAAACAGCTTTGAGGGAAGTTGCTGCCTATTTTAAACCCGATGTTATTCTTACTCAAAATGGTGCAGACTCACACTACTATGACCCACTTACCCATTTATCTGCTTCTATTAATATATATAAGAAAATTCCAAAGCTTGCACACCAACTTGCTCATCAATATTGTGATGGAAGATGGATTGCTGTTGGTGGAGGTGGATATGATATTTGGAGAGTTGTTCCTAGAGCATGGTCACTTATTTGGCTAGAAATGAACAATTATCCAGATGTAAAAGGTGAACTTCCAACTTCATGGGTCAATAAGTGGAAAGCAAAAGCACCAATACCATTAGCAACCGCATGGGAAGATCCCGAAAATATGTACAAACCTATACCAAGAAAACCAGAAATTACTGAAAAAAACAAACAAACTGTGGAACGATTACTACATTTTATTAGACAGCAAACGTCTCGTTAA
- a CDS encoding acetoin utilization AcuB family protein, which translates to MIIEEIMKTDVITLQPEDTIHSALLIMREKKIRHIPIVDSEQHLLGLVTERDIKDATPSPLFEKKRLEKELTIPLEQIMNPNVITGHPLDFVEEVAGILYEHRIGCLPIVVNKKVVGIITGTDILRTMVELTGANQPGSQIEIKVRNRTGVLHEVTGIFNQYHVNVHSVLVYPDKKDPNHKILVFRIQTMNPIIVIEHLKKNGYQVLWPNMPGMSL; encoded by the coding sequence ATGATCATTGAGGAAATAATGAAAACAGATGTTATTACATTACAGCCTGAAGATACGATTCACTCTGCTTTATTGATTATGAGGGAAAAAAAAATCCGTCATATTCCTATCGTTGACAGCGAACAGCATTTATTAGGTTTGGTGACAGAACGTGATATTAAGGATGCAACTCCATCCCCCCTATTCGAAAAGAAGCGGTTGGAAAAAGAATTGACAATCCCTCTTGAGCAAATAATGAATCCAAACGTAATTACCGGTCATCCTTTAGACTTTGTCGAAGAAGTGGCTGGTATCTTATATGAACATCGAATTGGTTGTTTACCTATTGTCGTAAATAAAAAGGTAGTTGGTATTATCACTGGTACTGACATCCTCCGAACCATGGTTGAATTAACTGGAGCCAATCAACCTGGCTCACAAATTGAAATTAAAGTGCGGAACCGTACTGGAGTTTTACACGAAGTCACAGGCATATTCAATCAATATCATGTTAATGTTCATAGCGTGCTCGTATATCCCGATAAGAAAGATCCAAACCATAAAATACTAGTTTTTCGAATTCAAACAATGAACCCAATCATTGTAATTGAGCATCTTAAAAAAAATGGCTACCAAGTATTATGGCCAAATATGCCTGGAATGTCATTATGA